A single genomic interval of Arthrobacter sp. NicSoilB8 harbors:
- a CDS encoding transglycosylase family protein: protein MKKSTYGTAARRGATLAAVSMAAVALSTASANAAPAQSPTSVWDSLAQCESSGNWATNTGNGYTGGLQFSQSTWAAYGGTGSAANASREQQIAVAEKVQASQGWGAWPACAAKLGLSGGAVAPQSAARARQPAAVSTQAQVPARTGAPKAAVPAPRHAAPVSVSGQTYTIRSGDTLSTIAEKLNIAGGWRSLADANTATISNPHAVFPGQVLQLPG from the coding sequence ATGAAGAAATCCACCTATGGCACTGCCGCGCGCCGCGGCGCCACGCTGGCCGCTGTTTCGATGGCAGCCGTCGCACTGTCCACAGCCTCCGCAAACGCCGCCCCGGCACAGTCCCCAACGTCCGTCTGGGATTCGCTTGCCCAGTGCGAAAGCAGCGGCAATTGGGCCACCAATACTGGAAACGGCTACACGGGCGGCCTGCAATTTAGCCAAAGCACGTGGGCAGCCTATGGCGGCACGGGGTCCGCGGCGAACGCCAGCCGTGAGCAGCAGATCGCCGTCGCCGAGAAAGTGCAGGCCAGCCAGGGCTGGGGCGCGTGGCCAGCCTGCGCCGCGAAGCTGGGCCTGAGCGGGGGTGCTGTGGCTCCGCAGAGCGCAGCCAGAGCACGACAGCCCGCCGCGGTCTCCACCCAGGCCCAGGTCCCCGCCCGGACTGGAGCGCCCAAGGCGGCTGTCCCGGCACCCCGCCACGCTGCACCGGTATCAGTCAGTGGCCAGACCTACACCATCCGGAGCGGCGACACCCTGAGCACAATCGCCGAGAAGCTCAACATTGCCGGAGGCTGGCGCTCGCTGGCCGACGCGAACACGGCGACCATCAGCAACCCCCACGCGGTGTTCCCGGGCCAGGTGCTGCAGCTTCCCGGATAG
- a CDS encoding MSMEG_6728 family protein, with protein sequence MQTFLPFPDFQQSAAVLDRARLGKQRVEALQILRALVIPEYGWQSHPAIRMWMGYVPALTMYGLAMVDEWTARGGEDTTREKIMEFAPQAAHPGYAAKIPMPPWLGNEDLHLSHRSRLIAKDPRFYSKVFPGTDPDLEYVWPEPKHELLPEDPAGERMWVLRLPLGDTEPEQLKTVSLPPVGRAKPASDDDYQFVYADSGSRRPKVRKLPPKQLVKKPTRKRQQQEEAFTTLPGNSVVAVPVNGGTSFAIGKVLGRPITVDGQFARNFQVDEIVDRSAFDYPALLQDPRAFFPIPAR encoded by the coding sequence ATGCAGACTTTCCTCCCCTTCCCCGATTTCCAGCAGAGCGCCGCGGTTTTGGACCGCGCGCGGCTCGGCAAGCAGCGCGTTGAAGCGTTGCAGATCCTGCGTGCGCTGGTGATCCCGGAGTACGGCTGGCAGTCGCACCCGGCTATCCGGATGTGGATGGGGTACGTTCCCGCGCTGACTATGTACGGCCTCGCCATGGTGGATGAGTGGACGGCGCGCGGCGGCGAGGACACCACCCGCGAGAAGATCATGGAGTTCGCCCCGCAGGCGGCCCACCCCGGCTACGCCGCCAAGATCCCGATGCCGCCGTGGCTGGGCAATGAGGATCTCCACCTCAGCCACCGGTCCAGGCTCATCGCCAAGGACCCGCGGTTCTACTCCAAGGTCTTCCCGGGCACCGATCCCGACCTGGAGTACGTCTGGCCCGAGCCCAAGCACGAGCTTCTGCCGGAGGATCCCGCCGGCGAGCGCATGTGGGTCCTCCGCCTGCCGCTCGGCGATACCGAGCCCGAACAGCTGAAGACCGTCAGCCTGCCGCCCGTGGGACGCGCCAAGCCTGCGTCCGACGACGACTACCAGTTCGTCTACGCCGATTCCGGCTCCCGCCGCCCGAAGGTACGCAAACTGCCCCCGAAGCAGCTCGTCAAGAAGCCCACCCGCAAGCGCCAGCAGCAGGAAGAGGCGTTCACCACCCTTCCCGGCAACTCCGTGGTGGCTGTCCCGGTCAACGGCGGCACGTCCTTCGCGATCGGCAAGGTCCTGGGCCGTCCGATCACCGTGGACGGCCAGTTCGCCCGCAACTTCCAGGTCGACGAGATCGTGGACCGCTCGGCATTCGACTACCCTGCCCTGCTTCAGGACCCGCGGGCCTTCTTCCCGATCCCGGCAAGATAG
- a CDS encoding isocitrate lyase/phosphoenolpyruvate mutase family protein, which produces MTENELSLAPKAAELLRLHRAPEILQVINVWDAITAKVVADVPGTKALATASHSIAASRGYEDGENIPVDEMIAAVGLIASATSLPVSADLESGYGDPGETVRKAIGVGSVGANIEDQMRPLADAVSQMGAAVRAGEAEGIDFVLNARTDAFLKAGDRDPAAVLADAIERGRAFLEVGAATVFVPGLLDEATVTALVEGIGWNKVSVINVPGSLAPAKLQELGVARISYGPWTQRVALTALVDATAELLAGGALPEGTRPLN; this is translated from the coding sequence ATGACAGAAAACGAGCTTTCTCTTGCCCCCAAAGCCGCCGAACTGCTCAGGCTCCACCGGGCCCCGGAGATCCTCCAGGTCATCAATGTCTGGGACGCGATCACTGCGAAAGTGGTGGCCGATGTTCCGGGCACCAAGGCCTTGGCCACAGCCAGCCACTCCATCGCTGCGTCCCGCGGCTATGAAGACGGCGAGAACATCCCGGTAGATGAGATGATCGCCGCCGTCGGCCTGATTGCCTCCGCGACTTCGCTGCCCGTTAGCGCTGACCTCGAATCGGGTTACGGGGACCCCGGAGAGACAGTGCGCAAGGCGATTGGCGTCGGGAGCGTCGGAGCCAACATCGAAGACCAGATGCGCCCGCTCGCCGACGCCGTTTCGCAGATGGGTGCCGCAGTCCGCGCCGGCGAGGCTGAGGGCATCGACTTCGTCCTCAACGCCCGCACCGACGCCTTCCTCAAGGCCGGCGACCGCGATCCCGCCGCAGTTTTGGCCGATGCGATCGAGCGCGGCCGTGCGTTCCTCGAGGTCGGTGCGGCCACCGTGTTTGTGCCCGGCTTGCTGGATGAGGCTACCGTCACCGCTCTGGTGGAGGGTATTGGCTGGAACAAAGTGTCTGTCATCAACGTGCCCGGGTCGCTGGCTCCGGCCAAACTGCAGGAGCTCGGCGTGGCCCGCATTTCCTACGGCCCATGGACGCAACGCGTCGCGCTGACGGCACTGGTCGACGCGACGGCGGAGCTGCTGGCCGGCGGGGCGCTTCCGGAAGGCACCCGGCCGTTGAACTAG
- a CDS encoding DUF2071 domain-containing protein yields the protein MDQRWTDAVFLHWRIPDQVAAPFMPPGVAPDSFDGSAWVGLIGFRMRGAGLGRGPGVPYFGSFAEINVRLYSREPDGTRGVVFLSLDASRLAVVLAARAAGIPYVWSRTRYLGRDAAQPAGSADGADRAGGGAAVGAGSSGGAAGYSVRRFRGGARSDFAVVPELDVEAADPLSVHLTARFGLHSRFRGRTLYIPNTHSAWPLYPARLTRLEDQLLPAAGIEVTGPPESVLFSPGVRTQFGRPRALNRAM from the coding sequence ATGGATCAGCGCTGGACCGATGCCGTATTCCTGCACTGGCGCATCCCGGATCAGGTGGCCGCGCCGTTCATGCCTCCGGGCGTTGCTCCGGACAGCTTTGACGGATCTGCCTGGGTGGGACTGATCGGCTTCCGGATGCGCGGCGCGGGCCTGGGCCGCGGACCCGGTGTCCCGTATTTCGGGAGCTTTGCCGAGATCAACGTGCGCCTCTATTCCCGGGAACCCGACGGTACCCGGGGCGTCGTCTTCCTCAGCCTGGATGCATCGCGGTTGGCTGTGGTGCTCGCTGCAAGGGCTGCAGGGATTCCGTACGTGTGGTCGCGCACGAGGTATCTGGGCCGGGACGCCGCGCAGCCCGCAGGCTCGGCAGATGGGGCCGATAGGGCGGGCGGGGGTGCCGCCGTCGGCGCCGGCTCGTCGGGCGGGGCCGCCGGTTACTCGGTGCGGCGGTTCCGGGGCGGCGCCCGGAGCGATTTCGCCGTCGTGCCCGAGCTCGACGTCGAAGCGGCCGACCCGCTCTCGGTACACCTGACGGCCCGGTTCGGTCTGCATTCCCGCTTCAGGGGCAGGACCCTTTACATTCCAAACACGCATTCGGCGTGGCCGCTGTACCCGGCGCGACTGACCCGCCTTGAGGATCAACTGCTGCCCGCGGCGGGAATCGAAGTCACGGGGCCACCCGAATCTGTCCTCTTCTCCCCCGGTGTCCGCACGCAGTTTGGCCGGCCACGGGCCCTTAACCGCGCGATGTGA
- a CDS encoding DUF1622 domain-containing protein, which translates to MDLQHIIETVGSFMDFAGVAVMVIGAIVSIPLALRGFQPERLPAGSAPLSVYRSYRQLLGRSILLGLELLVAADIIRSVAVTPTFEGVGVLGIIVLIRTFLSFSLELEITGRWPWQSQRGAPADASAG; encoded by the coding sequence ATGGATCTTCAGCACATCATTGAGACAGTCGGCAGCTTCATGGATTTCGCCGGCGTGGCGGTCATGGTGATCGGTGCGATCGTCTCCATCCCCCTGGCGCTGAGGGGATTCCAGCCAGAGCGTCTCCCGGCCGGGTCCGCGCCGCTGTCCGTTTACCGCTCCTACCGGCAACTGCTCGGGCGCTCAATCCTGCTCGGACTGGAACTGCTGGTCGCGGCCGACATCATCCGGTCGGTCGCCGTCACACCGACTTTCGAAGGTGTTGGGGTGCTGGGCATTATTGTTCTCATCCGTACCTTCCTGAGCTTCTCACTCGAGCTGGAGATCACCGGACGCTGGCCGTGGCAGAGTCAGCGGGGAGCGCCAGCAGACGCATCAGCGGGCTGA
- a CDS encoding NAD-dependent epimerase/dehydratase family protein: protein MTVLLAGCGDLGTEAGLRFAAAGHRVVGWRRSPEKLPAAIEGVAADLSSGELPPIPPDTTAVVVAIAADAPTEDAYRAAYVNGLAHVLDAVLASGADVRRILFVSSTAVYGDAGGGWIDEGTTPEPGGFSGRTIREAEELLYSRLRGTGIAPVVLRLGGIYGPGRTRLIDQVRGGSAVIPSASRFTNRIHRDDAAAAIVHLCTMDAVPGPVYLGVDNEPAELGEVLGFLAAELGLPQPASESASPSGDGGAGAQDGGAGAQDGGAGTSTSGGGTAGAGASTSGGEPSRGGNKRCSNGLLRSTGFEFHYPSFREGYRAILAGAGVRHP, encoded by the coding sequence ATGACTGTACTTTTGGCCGGTTGCGGCGATCTGGGCACCGAGGCCGGGCTGCGTTTCGCGGCGGCAGGCCATCGTGTGGTGGGGTGGCGTCGTTCGCCTGAGAAACTGCCGGCCGCCATCGAGGGGGTCGCCGCGGACCTGAGCTCGGGCGAACTGCCGCCCATCCCGCCGGACACTACCGCCGTCGTCGTCGCGATTGCGGCGGATGCGCCCACGGAAGATGCCTACCGGGCCGCCTACGTGAACGGTCTCGCCCATGTGCTGGACGCGGTCCTGGCGTCCGGGGCCGACGTCCGCCGGATCCTCTTTGTCTCCTCGACCGCCGTTTACGGCGATGCCGGCGGGGGCTGGATTGATGAAGGCACGACGCCGGAACCCGGCGGATTCTCGGGCCGCACCATCCGCGAAGCAGAGGAACTCCTCTACAGCCGCCTGCGCGGCACCGGCATCGCCCCGGTGGTGCTGCGGCTTGGCGGGATCTACGGTCCCGGCCGGACGCGCCTGATCGACCAGGTTCGCGGAGGATCCGCGGTGATTCCGTCCGCATCGCGCTTCACCAACCGCATCCACCGTGACGACGCCGCCGCCGCGATCGTCCACCTGTGCACCATGGACGCGGTTCCGGGGCCCGTATATCTGGGCGTCGACAACGAACCGGCAGAGCTCGGCGAGGTCCTTGGTTTCCTGGCGGCCGAGCTGGGACTCCCCCAGCCGGCGTCGGAATCCGCTAGTCCCTCCGGGGACGGCGGCGCCGGCGCGCAAGACGGCGGCGCCGGCGCGCAAGACGGCGGTGCCGGCACATCGACGTCGGGCGGCGGTACGGCGGGTGCCGGTGCGTCGACGTCGGGCGGCGAACCCTCAAGGGGAGGCAACAAGCGCTGCAGCAACGGGCTGCTCCGCAGCACCGGTTTCGAGTTTCACTACCCGAGTTTCCGCGAAGGCTACCGGGCGATTCTTGCCGGCGCCGGAGTCCGGCACCCCTGA
- a CDS encoding HNH endonuclease signature motif containing protein: MEAARDFIPFEGEGQGTDRCTGLVAGCGTNPGSSLGPVPAEVPALASGLDDALTALRNVSATAAEDAASWGLKAASDFAGRVEELSRTVEYLQVVAAGAVDRSRKQSAADRGKTGTSWTTGWREDAPGAAAAFTAAAGGTGDGGTGDGGASDGGVSGSAGTPPEAVDNASGSGSPAAAEVPVDDGYRNTVEFLRARLLIGAAEARRRLSLAERLLPRHGLAGQPVPAVHGELGAAVAAGEVASRAAAVITAALGRIRPLCDAEALARMEHALTRTAAENDADFLIRVARGWTDAMDQDGAEPGEELLRQLQGTFIRRRRHGLNHLEIFATDEQYEHLLTVMNTGTNPRTGALPTATASAPSPSPSPSPAMGAAEAPEADSVPHEDFVAGEDPAAGWGSAPGEEAAVESSTSWGSAAGDRTATGWGSAADWGSTAGPATGWGSAAEDNAATGRGSAAGTAAGWTSAAGGVSACDSRPAVSTAAGIPADPASEAHPASDRQISSGAPAAPEEDPGTGCLDLRTRPQRLLDGLVGACKLALASGRLPASGGLRPQVMVTIDYRDLLTRLGTNPAVTAGTAGTADAGTAGPEDAAPRTLPGTGMLPGTGMLQRTGLLEQTGSLLFTGPVTASTVRKIACDADIIPVLLGSQGRILDIGRASRLFPPHLRKALIARDQGCAFPGCPMPAPWCEAHHITYWSSGGTSGTENGTLLCSHHHHVIHKEHWSIQVRTGIPWFIPPPHLDPHQQPRRNHYFKPANLSTAA, encoded by the coding sequence ATGGAAGCCGCCAGGGATTTCATTCCTTTCGAGGGCGAGGGGCAGGGCACGGACAGGTGCACCGGCCTCGTTGCAGGCTGCGGTACAAACCCCGGCTCAAGCTTAGGCCCGGTTCCCGCCGAGGTCCCGGCCCTGGCGTCCGGGTTGGACGACGCTTTGACAGCGCTCCGAAACGTGAGCGCGACGGCGGCGGAGGACGCGGCGTCCTGGGGGTTGAAGGCGGCGTCGGATTTCGCCGGGCGCGTGGAGGAGCTCTCCCGCACGGTGGAGTATCTGCAGGTTGTCGCGGCCGGCGCGGTGGACCGGAGCAGGAAGCAGTCTGCGGCGGACCGCGGGAAGACCGGCACGTCGTGGACCACTGGCTGGCGCGAGGACGCGCCAGGGGCCGCGGCAGCGTTCACCGCCGCGGCCGGCGGGACCGGCGACGGCGGGACCGGCGACGGCGGGGCCAGCGACGGCGGGGTCAGCGGCTCGGCGGGCACGCCACCCGAGGCAGTGGATAACGCTTCTGGGTCCGGGTCGCCCGCGGCGGCGGAGGTTCCGGTGGATGACGGATACCGGAACACGGTGGAGTTCCTGCGGGCGCGGCTGTTGATCGGCGCGGCGGAGGCACGGCGCCGGCTTTCCCTGGCCGAGCGCCTGCTGCCCAGGCACGGGCTGGCCGGGCAGCCGGTGCCTGCTGTACACGGGGAACTCGGGGCCGCGGTCGCCGCGGGCGAGGTCGCGTCCCGGGCCGCGGCGGTTATCACCGCCGCGCTGGGCCGGATCCGGCCTTTGTGCGACGCGGAGGCCTTGGCCCGGATGGAGCATGCCCTGACGCGTACGGCCGCGGAGAACGACGCCGACTTCCTCATCCGGGTCGCCCGCGGCTGGACCGATGCGATGGACCAGGACGGCGCGGAACCCGGCGAGGAGCTGTTGCGCCAGCTTCAGGGCACCTTCATCCGCCGCCGGCGCCACGGCCTGAATCATCTCGAGATCTTCGCGACGGACGAACAGTACGAACACCTCCTCACGGTGATGAACACCGGCACCAACCCCCGCACCGGCGCCCTGCCCACGGCCACGGCCTCAGCCCCATCCCCATCCCCATCCCCATCCCCGGCCATGGGTGCCGCCGAGGCTCCCGAAGCCGATTCCGTCCCTCACGAGGACTTCGTTGCCGGTGAAGATCCGGCCGCCGGCTGGGGTTCTGCCCCGGGCGAGGAGGCCGCCGTCGAGTCTTCCACCAGCTGGGGCTCCGCCGCCGGAGACCGTACGGCCACAGGCTGGGGCTCTGCCGCCGACTGGGGTTCCACCGCCGGACCCGCCACCGGCTGGGGCTCCGCGGCCGAAGACAATGCGGCCACAGGCCGGGGTTCTGCCGCCGGCACGGCCGCGGGCTGGACTTCCGCTGCCGGCGGTGTCTCGGCCTGCGATTCCCGGCCCGCCGTTTCGACGGCTGCGGGCATCCCGGCAGATCCGGCTTCCGAGGCTCATCCCGCTTCGGATCGCCAGATTTCTTCGGGGGCTCCTGCGGCGCCGGAGGAGGATCCCGGGACCGGCTGCCTGGACTTGCGCACCCGGCCGCAGCGGCTGCTCGACGGCCTCGTCGGCGCCTGCAAACTCGCCCTCGCGTCGGGCCGGCTCCCCGCCTCGGGCGGCCTGCGCCCCCAGGTCATGGTCACCATCGACTACCGCGACCTGCTCACCCGGCTCGGCACGAACCCTGCCGTCACCGCTGGCACGGCAGGCACCGCGGACGCTGGAACGGCCGGCCCGGAGGACGCCGCACCCCGGACGCTGCCGGGCACCGGGATGCTGCCGGGCACTGGGATGCTGCAGCGGACGGGGCTGTTGGAGCAGACAGGCTCGCTGCTGTTCACCGGGCCCGTCACCGCCTCGACCGTGCGAAAGATCGCCTGCGATGCCGACATCATCCCCGTCCTGCTCGGCAGCCAAGGCCGGATACTGGACATCGGCCGGGCCTCCAGACTCTTCCCGCCCCACCTCCGCAAAGCCCTCATCGCCCGCGACCAGGGCTGCGCGTTCCCCGGCTGCCCTATGCCCGCCCCCTGGTGCGAGGCCCACCACATCACCTACTGGTCCAGCGGCGGAACCTCCGGGACAGAGAACGGCACCCTGCTCTGCTCCCATCACCACCACGTGATCCACAAGGAACACTGGAGCATCCAAGTCCGGACCGGGATCCCCTGGTTCATCCCGCCGCCCCACCTCGACCCGCACCAACAGCCCCGCCGCAACCACTACTTCAAACCCGCAAACCTCAGCACGGCCGCATAG
- a CDS encoding excinuclease ABC subunit UvrA, whose product MQSKQLASDLPRPTDPALIQDPTPGNPADGFVRVRGARENNLRNVDVDVPRDAIVAFTGVSGSGKSSLAFGTIYAEAQRRYFESVAPYARRLIQQGHNPKVEMITGLPPAVALQQRRGTPSSRSTVGTLTTLSNSLRMLFSRAGSYPAGASPLDSDAFSPNTAAGACPECHGLGIAHTVTESSLVPDTSLSIRDGAIAAWPGAWQGKNLRDILTHLGHDVDTPWRRLPKKDRDWILFTEEQPVVEVTPQRDRVAKPYKGRFWSAKSYVLHTLADSKSTTMRDRVLRFMETGPCPVCGGSGLTPAALAVSFAGRTIAELNAVPMSELADILRPTTELTEAGTASRKQSSGEGNEVAVAITRDLLQRVTVLLDLGLGYLALGRSTPTLSPGEMQRLRIATQLRSGLFGVIYVLDEPSAGLHPADAEPLLAVLDQLKSSGNSVFVVEHNMDIVRRADWLVDVGPRAGEGGGEVLYSGPVAGLADVVESVTRPFLFPDEPADGPANGPGKTDDDGVAHRRGSSSAAGGRREAAGWLELRDISRHNLRELDADFPLGVLTAVTGVSGSGKSTLVSQVLAEVVGARLHPEAGAGATTTAEDLEPQAGESTEPLSVGPVSGLDQLDRLVKVDQKPIGRTPRSNLATYTGLFDAVRKEFAATDEAKARGFGAGRFSFNVAGGRCETCQGEGFVAVELLFLPGSYGPCPECRGSRYNPETLEVCYRGKNVAEVLGMTVNAAAEFLEAVPAAARSLQTLREVGLGYLRLGQPATELSGGEAQRIKLATELQRAQRGHSLYLLDEPTTGLHPADVQLLMAQLHRLVDAGNTVIVVEHDMDVVAAADWVIDLGPAGGDAGGEIVALGTPADVARSTASRTAPYLATMLAG is encoded by the coding sequence ATGCAAAGTAAACAGCTTGCTTCCGATCTGCCGCGCCCGACCGATCCGGCTCTCATTCAAGATCCAACTCCGGGCAATCCGGCCGACGGTTTTGTCCGGGTTCGCGGCGCACGGGAGAACAATCTGCGCAACGTGGATGTGGACGTGCCCCGCGACGCGATTGTGGCCTTCACGGGCGTCTCCGGCTCGGGCAAGTCATCCCTGGCGTTCGGCACCATCTATGCCGAGGCGCAGCGCCGCTACTTCGAATCCGTAGCCCCCTACGCCCGGCGTCTCATCCAACAGGGGCACAACCCCAAGGTGGAAATGATCACCGGGCTGCCTCCCGCCGTCGCGCTCCAACAGCGCCGCGGGACGCCGAGTTCGCGCTCCACGGTGGGCACCCTCACCACGCTGTCCAACTCGCTGCGCATGCTCTTCTCCCGCGCCGGCAGTTATCCGGCCGGCGCGAGCCCGCTGGATTCCGACGCGTTTTCACCGAACACGGCTGCCGGCGCCTGCCCGGAGTGCCACGGCCTCGGGATCGCGCACACCGTCACGGAATCCTCTCTGGTCCCGGACACCTCGCTCAGCATCCGCGACGGCGCGATCGCCGCGTGGCCCGGGGCGTGGCAGGGCAAGAACCTGCGCGACATCCTCACCCACCTGGGCCACGACGTCGACACCCCCTGGCGCAGGCTGCCGAAAAAGGACCGCGACTGGATCCTGTTCACCGAGGAACAGCCCGTGGTCGAAGTGACGCCCCAGCGCGACCGCGTCGCCAAGCCGTACAAGGGCCGGTTCTGGAGTGCGAAAAGCTACGTGCTGCATACCCTCGCCGATTCCAAGAGCACCACCATGCGCGACCGAGTGCTGCGCTTCATGGAAACCGGCCCGTGCCCGGTCTGCGGCGGCAGCGGCCTGACGCCGGCCGCCCTTGCCGTGAGCTTCGCCGGCCGGACCATCGCCGAACTCAACGCCGTCCCCATGTCCGAACTGGCGGACATCCTCCGCCCCACCACCGAGCTCACCGAGGCCGGGACCGCCTCGCGAAAGCAGTCCTCCGGCGAGGGCAACGAGGTGGCCGTCGCCATTACCCGCGACCTCCTGCAGCGCGTCACCGTGCTGCTGGACCTGGGGCTGGGCTACCTCGCCTTGGGCCGGTCCACCCCCACGCTCTCCCCCGGCGAAATGCAGCGGCTGCGGATCGCCACCCAGCTCCGCTCCGGACTGTTCGGCGTGATCTACGTGCTGGACGAGCCCTCCGCCGGCCTGCATCCCGCCGACGCCGAGCCCCTCCTGGCAGTCCTGGACCAGCTCAAGTCCTCGGGAAACTCGGTGTTCGTGGTGGAGCACAACATGGACATCGTCCGCCGCGCCGACTGGCTGGTGGATGTGGGCCCGCGCGCCGGTGAAGGCGGCGGCGAAGTGCTCTATAGCGGCCCCGTGGCCGGCCTGGCCGACGTGGTTGAGTCCGTCACCCGGCCGTTCCTGTTCCCGGACGAGCCGGCTGACGGCCCGGCTAATGGCCCGGGCAAAACGGACGACGACGGCGTCGCTCACCGCCGCGGCAGTTCTTCCGCGGCCGGCGGCCGCCGGGAGGCCGCGGGCTGGCTGGAACTTCGCGACATCAGCCGCCACAACCTGCGCGAACTCGACGCCGACTTCCCGCTCGGCGTGTTGACCGCGGTCACAGGAGTCTCGGGCTCCGGCAAGTCGACCCTGGTCAGCCAGGTTCTCGCCGAGGTTGTGGGCGCGCGGCTCCATCCGGAAGCCGGCGCCGGGGCGACAACCACCGCTGAGGACCTGGAACCCCAAGCGGGTGAGTCCACCGAGCCGCTGAGCGTTGGCCCCGTGTCCGGGCTGGACCAGCTAGACAGGCTGGTCAAGGTGGACCAGAAGCCGATCGGCCGCACCCCGCGCTCCAACCTGGCCACCTACACCGGGCTGTTCGACGCGGTCCGCAAGGAATTCGCGGCCACGGACGAGGCCAAGGCCCGGGGCTTCGGCGCCGGACGCTTCTCCTTCAATGTTGCCGGCGGCCGCTGCGAGACGTGCCAGGGTGAGGGCTTCGTGGCCGTGGAGCTGCTGTTCCTGCCCGGCAGCTACGGCCCGTGCCCCGAGTGCCGCGGCTCGCGCTACAACCCGGAAACCCTCGAGGTCTGCTACCGCGGCAAGAACGTGGCCGAGGTCCTGGGCATGACGGTCAATGCCGCCGCTGAGTTCCTCGAAGCGGTGCCGGCGGCAGCGCGGAGCCTTCAGACGCTGCGCGAGGTGGGCCTGGGCTATCTGCGCCTCGGCCAGCCCGCCACGGAACTCTCCGGCGGGGAGGCCCAGCGCATCAAGCTCGCCACCGAATTGCAGCGCGCCCAGCGAGGCCACTCCCTCTACCTGCTGGACGAGCCCACCACCGGGCTGCACCCCGCCGACGTCCAGCTCCTGATGGCGCAGCTGCACCGGCTCGTGGACGCGGGCAACACCGTCATTGTGGTGGAGCATGACATGGATGTGGTGGCCGCCGCGGACTGGGTGATCGATCTGGGCCCGGCCGGCGGTGATGCCGGCGGCGAGATCGTGGCGCTCGGGACGCCCGCCGACGTCGCGCGTTCCACGGCGAGCCGGACGGCGCCGTATCTGGCCACGATGCTCGCGGGCTGA
- a CDS encoding adenosine deaminase, whose protein sequence is MKTYDGGGAETGTRTEAGPDATGPDTGAATGAAPGVDTGAAPEFAEVPEGVLSLPVAELHLHIEGTLEPELIFALAERNGIRLPYADLDELRSRYEFTDLQSFLDLYYANMAVLQTEQDFADMTRAYLGRAALAGVKHAEIMLDPQAHLSRGVSLETCVNGVASVLATSHDEFGISTLLIAAFLRDLTEESALDVLEKLLAMDAPIAGIGLDSAEVGNPPAKFERLFARAKDAGLHRIAHAGEEGPPSYITDALDILGVERIDHGIRCMEDPELVERLVDELMPLTVCPLSNVRLRAVDTLAEHPLPAMLAAGLNVSVNSDDPAYFGGYVDDNFAQLKSVIGLSEFDCVRMAANSIRSSFASEERKAELLAELAASGH, encoded by the coding sequence ATGAAAACTTACGACGGCGGCGGCGCGGAAACCGGCACGCGCACCGAAGCCGGCCCTGACGCGACCGGCCCTGACACTGGCGCTGCCACTGGCGCGGCCCCTGGCGTCGACACGGGCGCGGCCCCGGAATTCGCCGAGGTTCCCGAGGGAGTGCTCTCGCTCCCGGTCGCCGAACTGCACCTGCACATCGAGGGAACCCTCGAACCCGAACTGATCTTCGCGCTGGCCGAACGCAATGGGATCCGGCTGCCCTATGCGGACCTGGACGAGCTCCGCTCGCGGTATGAGTTCACGGACCTGCAGTCCTTCCTGGACCTCTACTACGCCAACATGGCGGTGCTGCAGACCGAACAGGACTTCGCGGACATGACCCGGGCCTACCTGGGCCGGGCGGCGCTCGCCGGGGTCAAACATGCCGAGATCATGCTGGACCCGCAGGCGCACCTGTCCCGCGGGGTCTCGCTGGAGACGTGTGTCAACGGTGTGGCCTCGGTGCTGGCCACCTCGCACGACGAGTTCGGCATCTCCACCCTCCTGATCGCCGCCTTCCTGCGCGACCTCACCGAGGAATCCGCCCTTGACGTGCTGGAGAAACTGCTCGCCATGGACGCCCCGATCGCCGGCATCGGGCTCGATTCCGCGGAAGTGGGCAACCCGCCGGCCAAGTTCGAGCGGCTTTTCGCCCGGGCCAAGGACGCCGGGTTGCACCGGATCGCGCACGCCGGCGAGGAGGGCCCGCCGTCGTACATCACCGACGCGCTGGACATCCTCGGGGTGGAACGAATCGACCACGGCATCCGGTGCATGGAAGACCCGGAGCTCGTAGAACGGCTCGTGGACGAGCTCATGCCGCTGACCGTCTGCCCGCTGTCCAACGTCCGGCTCCGGGCCGTCGACACTTTGGCCGAGCACCCGCTGCCGGCGATGCTCGCGGCGGGCCTGAACGTCAGCGTGAACTCGGACGATCCCGCGTATTTCGGTGGCTACGTGGACGACAACTTCGCGCAGCTGAAATCCGTGATCGGCCTGTCCGAGTTCGACTGCGTGCGGATGGCCGCGAACTCGATCCGTTCCTCCTTTGCGAGCGAGGAACGCAAGGCCGAACTGCTGGCCGAACTTGCGGCGTCAGGCCACTAA